The following are encoded in a window of Saccharothrix longispora genomic DNA:
- a CDS encoding SRPBCC family protein, whose protein sequence is MKLDHRFSVPAPVPDVWAALLDPEKVAPCMPGATLTGVDGRSFTGTVKVKLGPVTLLYKGTGEFTSVDDRVRAAVLKATGKDTRGNGTASATVSVALTPADGGTDVSVVTDLNVTGRPAQLGRGLVADVAGKVVAEFAECLATRLSPAEAEEVTSAPGATGPSAPPPPRPEPRPAPGEPLDLLDAAGAPVLKRLLPVAALLAVLVLLVRGLRRRRS, encoded by the coding sequence GTGAAGCTGGATCACCGGTTCTCCGTGCCCGCGCCCGTGCCGGACGTGTGGGCGGCGCTGCTCGACCCGGAGAAGGTGGCGCCGTGCATGCCGGGCGCCACCCTCACCGGTGTCGACGGCCGGTCGTTCACCGGCACCGTCAAGGTCAAGCTCGGCCCGGTGACCCTGCTCTACAAGGGCACCGGCGAGTTCACGTCCGTCGACGACCGGGTGCGCGCCGCCGTCCTGAAGGCCACCGGCAAGGACACCAGGGGCAACGGCACGGCGTCCGCGACCGTGTCCGTGGCGCTCACCCCCGCCGACGGCGGCACCGACGTCTCCGTGGTCACCGACCTGAACGTCACCGGGCGTCCCGCGCAGCTCGGGCGCGGCCTCGTGGCCGACGTCGCGGGCAAGGTCGTCGCCGAGTTCGCCGAATGCCTGGCGACGCGGCTCTCGCCGGCGGAAGCTGAGGAGGTGACTTCCGCACCAGGCGCCACCGGTCCGAGCGCGCCGCCGCCGCCCCGGCCGGAGCCCCGCCCCGCCCCGGGCGAGCCGCTCGACCTGCTCGACGCGGCGGGCGCGCCCGTCCTCAAGCGGCTGCTGCCGGTGGCCGCTCTGCTGGCGGTGCTGGTGCTGCTGGTCCGCGGCCTGCGCCGGCGGCGCAGCTGA
- a CDS encoding CapA family protein: protein MNARGRRLALGLAACTAAVACTGSPVVITPSRAPTTTAGTTAAPEPPSFTLAAGGDILVHPALTEQADQDGARDFTPLLEGLRQAIDADVSICHLETPLSAPGAPTFGYPAFSAPPEVATALRNIGYDSCSTASNHTLDRGPSAIATTLDVLDAAGLEHTGSFRSPEESATPLLLDAKGVKVGHVAFTYGFNGIPLDQPWRANQLSVEGVLTAARAARAAGAEVVVASLHWGDEYRHEATPQQRDMARAILGDPAVDLIIGTHVHAVQPIERIGDKWVVYGMGNEAARHSEPRGITEEGIVTRFRFVKTDAGWTVRDASYVPTLVEFGPPIRVVDLTRVPTSPRRTEALTRTDGVVRSLGADITHP from the coding sequence CTGAACGCGCGCGGCAGGCGGCTGGCCCTCGGGTTGGCCGCCTGCACCGCGGCGGTGGCCTGCACCGGGTCGCCCGTGGTGATCACGCCGTCCCGCGCGCCGACGACGACCGCCGGCACGACCGCCGCGCCCGAACCCCCGTCGTTCACGCTCGCCGCGGGCGGTGACATCCTCGTCCACCCCGCGCTGACCGAGCAGGCCGACCAGGACGGCGCCCGCGACTTCACGCCCCTGCTGGAAGGGCTGCGGCAGGCGATCGACGCCGACGTGTCCATCTGCCACCTGGAGACACCGCTGTCCGCGCCCGGCGCGCCGACGTTCGGCTACCCGGCGTTCAGCGCGCCGCCCGAGGTGGCGACCGCGCTGCGGAACATCGGCTACGACAGCTGCTCGACCGCGTCCAACCACACCCTCGACCGGGGGCCGTCCGCCATCGCCACCACGCTGGACGTGCTGGACGCGGCGGGGCTGGAGCACACCGGCTCGTTCCGCTCGCCCGAGGAGTCCGCCACGCCGCTGCTGCTCGACGCGAAGGGCGTGAAGGTCGGGCACGTGGCGTTCACGTACGGCTTCAACGGCATCCCGCTGGACCAGCCGTGGCGGGCCAACCAGCTCTCCGTCGAGGGCGTCCTCACCGCCGCGCGCGCCGCCCGCGCCGCCGGTGCCGAGGTCGTCGTGGCCTCCCTGCACTGGGGCGACGAGTACCGGCACGAGGCGACGCCGCAGCAGCGCGACATGGCGCGGGCGATCCTCGGCGACCCGGCCGTCGACCTGATCATCGGCACGCACGTGCACGCCGTGCAGCCGATCGAGCGGATCGGCGACAAGTGGGTCGTCTACGGCATGGGCAACGAGGCGGCCCGCCACTCCGAGCCGCGCGGCATCACCGAGGAGGGCATCGTCACCCGCTTCCGCTTCGTCAAGACCGACGCCGGCTGGACCGTCCGGGACGCGTCGTACGTGCCGACCCTGGTGGAGTTCGGCCCCCCGATCCGCGTGGTCGACCTGACCCGCGTCCCCACCTCCCCGCGCCGCACCGAGGCCCTGACCCGCACCGACGGCGTCGTCCGCAGCCTGGGCGCGGACATCACCCACCCCTGA
- a CDS encoding o-succinylbenzoate synthase — MQVYSIPMRTRFRGITARHGVIWEGPAGWGEFCPFEDYSDVESVPWLLCALEAVEQGWPAPVRTSVPVNCTVPVVSPERAFEVVAASGCSTAKVKVADPGTPLSADLERVAAVRDALGPSGAVRVDANTAWDVDAAVSAIKALDRAAGGLEYVEQPCRTIGELAAVRRRVDVRIAADESIRHAEDPLKVAVAGAADVAVIKVAPLGGVRRALEVAEACGLPCVVSSALETSVGMAAGLALAGALPSLEFACGLGTLSLLDGDVTSGSLRPVDGRLPVPTKAPVPDRLAEFAADPGTEDRWLDRIGRVRRLIG, encoded by the coding sequence GTGCAGGTCTACTCGATCCCCATGCGCACCCGGTTCCGCGGCATCACCGCCCGCCACGGCGTGATCTGGGAGGGACCGGCCGGGTGGGGCGAGTTCTGCCCGTTCGAGGACTACTCGGACGTCGAGTCGGTGCCGTGGCTGCTGTGCGCGCTGGAGGCCGTGGAGCAGGGCTGGCCCGCGCCCGTGCGCACGTCGGTGCCGGTGAACTGCACGGTGCCGGTGGTGTCGCCGGAGCGGGCGTTCGAGGTCGTGGCGGCGTCGGGCTGCTCGACCGCGAAGGTGAAGGTCGCCGACCCGGGCACGCCGCTGTCCGCCGACCTGGAGCGGGTGGCGGCGGTGCGCGACGCGCTCGGTCCGTCGGGCGCGGTGCGGGTGGACGCGAACACCGCGTGGGACGTGGACGCGGCGGTGTCCGCCATCAAGGCCCTGGACCGCGCGGCCGGCGGCCTGGAGTACGTCGAGCAGCCGTGCCGGACGATCGGGGAGCTGGCCGCCGTGCGGCGGCGGGTGGACGTGCGGATCGCGGCGGACGAGTCGATCCGGCACGCCGAGGACCCGCTGAAGGTCGCGGTGGCGGGCGCGGCGGACGTGGCGGTGATCAAGGTCGCGCCGCTGGGCGGGGTGCGGCGGGCGCTGGAGGTGGCGGAGGCGTGCGGCCTGCCGTGCGTGGTGTCGTCGGCCCTGGAGACCTCCGTGGGCATGGCGGCGGGCCTGGCCCTGGCGGGCGCGCTGCCGTCGCTGGAGTTCGCGTGCGGGCTGGGCACGCTGTCCCTGCTGGACGGCGACGTGACGAGCGGGTCGCTGCGCCCGGTGGACGGCCGGCTGCCCGTGCCGACGAAGGCCCCGGTCCCCGACCGCCTGGCCGAGTTCGCCGCGGACCCCGGCACGGAGGACCGCTGGCTGGACCGCATCGGCCGGGTCCGCCGCCTGATCGGCTGA
- a CDS encoding DNA repair helicase XPB — MTDGPLIVQSDKTLLLEVDHPLSDDARTAIAPFAELERAPEHVHTYRVTPLALWNARAAGHDAEQVVDALVRYSRYPVPQALLVDVVDTMGRFGRLQLANHPVHGLTLISLDRAVLEEVMRHKKVKPMLGDRVDDDTVVVHPSERGRLKQLLLKVGWPAEDLAGYVDGEAHPIVLEEDGWQLRDYQRLAARAFRAGGSGVVVLPCGAGKTLVGAAAMAEAQATTLILVTNTVAGRQWKRELVARTSLTEDEIGEYSGERKEIRPVTIATYQVITRKSKGEYKHLELFDSRDWGLIVYDEVHLLPAPVFRMTADLQSRRRLGLTATLVREDGQEGDVFSLIGPKRYDVPWRDIEAQGWIAPAECTEVRVTLTDNERLEYATAEPEERYKLCSTARTKLPVVQAILDRHAGEPTLVIGAYLDQLESLGEALGAPVIQGSTKNKEREELFDRFRRGELRTLVVSKVANFSIDLPEASVAVQVSGTFGSRQEEAQRLGRLLRPKGDGRQAHFYSVVSRDTLDTEYAAHRQRFLAEQGYAYRIVDADDLLGPKLPEIS, encoded by the coding sequence GTGACCGACGGCCCCTTGATCGTCCAGTCGGACAAGACCCTGCTGCTGGAGGTGGACCACCCGCTGTCGGACGACGCGCGCACCGCCATCGCGCCGTTCGCCGAGCTGGAGCGCGCGCCCGAGCACGTGCACACCTACCGCGTGACGCCGCTGGCGCTGTGGAACGCCCGCGCCGCCGGCCACGACGCCGAGCAGGTCGTGGACGCCCTGGTCCGCTACTCGCGCTACCCGGTGCCGCAGGCGCTGCTGGTGGACGTGGTCGACACCATGGGCCGCTTCGGCCGGCTCCAGCTGGCCAACCACCCCGTGCACGGCCTGACCCTCATCTCGCTCGACCGCGCCGTGCTCGAAGAGGTCATGCGGCACAAGAAGGTCAAGCCGATGCTCGGCGACCGCGTCGACGACGACACGGTGGTCGTGCACCCCAGCGAGCGCGGTCGCCTCAAGCAGTTGCTGCTCAAGGTCGGCTGGCCCGCCGAGGACCTCGCCGGGTACGTCGACGGCGAGGCGCACCCCATCGTGCTGGAGGAGGACGGCTGGCAGCTGCGCGACTACCAGCGGCTGGCCGCGCGGGCGTTCCGGGCTGGCGGCTCGGGCGTCGTCGTGCTGCCGTGCGGCGCGGGCAAGACCCTGGTCGGCGCGGCGGCGATGGCCGAGGCGCAGGCGACCACGCTGATCCTGGTCACCAACACGGTGGCGGGCAGGCAGTGGAAGCGGGAGCTGGTGGCGCGCACGTCGCTCACCGAGGACGAGATCGGCGAGTACTCGGGTGAGCGCAAGGAGATCCGCCCGGTGACCATCGCGACCTACCAGGTGATCACCCGCAAGTCGAAGGGCGAGTACAAGCACCTGGAGCTGTTCGACTCGCGCGACTGGGGCCTGATCGTCTACGACGAGGTGCACCTGCTGCCCGCGCCGGTGTTCCGGATGACGGCCGACCTCCAGTCGCGCCGCCGCCTCGGCCTGACCGCGACGCTCGTGCGCGAGGACGGCCAGGAGGGCGACGTGTTCTCGCTGATCGGGCCGAAGCGGTACGACGTGCCGTGGCGGGACATCGAGGCGCAGGGCTGGATCGCGCCCGCCGAGTGCACCGAGGTCCGGGTCACGCTGACCGACAACGAGCGGCTGGAGTACGCGACGGCCGAACCGGAGGAGCGCTACAAGCTGTGCTCCACGGCCCGCACGAAGCTGCCGGTGGTGCAGGCGATCCTCGACCGGCACGCCGGTGAGCCGACGCTGGTGATCGGCGCCTACCTGGACCAGCTGGAGTCGCTCGGCGAGGCGCTGGGCGCGCCGGTGATCCAGGGTTCGACGAAGAACAAGGAGCGCGAGGAGCTGTTCGACCGGTTCCGGCGGGGCGAGCTGCGCACGCTGGTGGTGTCGAAGGTGGCGAACTTCTCGATCGACCTGCCCGAGGCGTCGGTGGCGGTGCAGGTGTCGGGCACGTTCGGGTCGCGGCAGGAGGAGGCGCAGCGGCTCGGCCGGCTGCTGCGGCCCAAGGGCGACGGGCGGCAGGCGCACTTCTACTCGGTGGTGTCGCGCGACACGCTCGACACCGAGTACGCCGCGCACCGGCAGCGCTTCCTGGCCGAGCAGGGCTACGCCTACCGGATCGTGGACGCGGACGACCTGCTCGGGCCGAAGCTCCCCGAGATCAGCTGA
- a CDS encoding LppU/SCO3897 family protein: MSTDAPAPTPQFPQGPQQPGPQYPAPHGQAPYGQAPHGQAPQFQGGPVPEAPKKKSVLTRILGYVAGLIVAGLVLYGFNYFTSDAAQTKAGDCASVTGTATKPEYKTVDCGAAEANYTVGKVLDSTSASCGGDGVYDEYTETARRGPDSKLCLMPNFVEGKCYELTSSTTQMGYPPVDCGQPQVFKLVKAVKGSADGSACGDATPLVYDEPKTTFCFGEPVSA, from the coding sequence ATGAGCACGGACGCGCCCGCGCCCACCCCCCAGTTCCCGCAGGGCCCGCAGCAGCCGGGGCCCCAGTACCCGGCTCCCCACGGGCAGGCCCCTTACGGCCAGGCTCCCCACGGGCAGGCTCCCCAGTTCCAGGGCGGTCCGGTCCCCGAAGCGCCGAAGAAGAAGAGCGTCCTCACGCGCATCCTCGGCTACGTCGCGGGCCTGATCGTGGCCGGTCTGGTGCTGTACGGCTTCAACTACTTCACCAGCGACGCCGCCCAGACCAAGGCGGGCGACTGCGCGAGCGTGACCGGCACCGCCACCAAGCCCGAGTACAAGACGGTGGACTGCGGCGCGGCCGAGGCCAACTACACCGTGGGCAAGGTGCTCGACTCCACGTCCGCGTCGTGCGGCGGGGACGGCGTCTACGACGAGTACACCGAGACCGCCCGCCGGGGTCCCGACTCGAAGCTGTGCCTGATGCCGAACTTCGTCGAGGGCAAGTGCTACGAGCTGACCTCCAGCACGACGCAGATGGGCTACCCGCCGGTCGACTGCGGTCAGCCGCAGGTGTTCAAGCTGGTGAAGGCGGTCAAGGGCAGCGCGGACGGCAGCGCGTGCGGCGACGCCACCCCGCTGGTCTACGACGAGCCCAAGACGACGTTCTGCTTCGGCGAGCCCGTGAGCGCCTGA
- a CDS encoding LppU/SCO3897 family protein, which produces MSNEPTKPDDDAPEPVAGGASPAKPTASSSPDTPATGPADRTGAARAAAAADADRVAAAEAAAATAREPELAPPASSSVGSGSAGPGVAGSTGATPESGAGARDQPVAGNEPVTPAGPTPVPGARQVPSADPVTPGADGPTSPAPAVDEPTGGDRAAAPGAAAGGSAAGVPAGTATPAGAAATPSPPARPVGEVPPGPGAAIPGAAPADSISDSVPPARPADDGEPARGTGGGKKVLIGVLIVLLVGVVVYGVRMLTNDASNAEAGDCVSLTSQSEDRADVDTLDCSADKASYKVGKVLEATDATCPEDGLYTEIAPASSVGDGFKLCLLPNMAEGACYKPDEGTGFVKTECTGPETIKVTKVIQGSVDLEGCPDAAGMSYPEPAVTYCLAPAEE; this is translated from the coding sequence ATGAGCAACGAGCCGACGAAGCCCGACGACGACGCGCCCGAGCCCGTGGCGGGTGGCGCCTCACCGGCCAAGCCCACCGCCTCGTCCTCGCCGGACACCCCCGCGACCGGTCCCGCCGACCGGACCGGTGCCGCCCGGGCCGCTGCCGCCGCCGACGCGGACCGCGTCGCCGCGGCCGAGGCCGCCGCCGCGACCGCGCGGGAGCCGGAACTGGCCCCGCCCGCCTCGTCCTCCGTGGGTTCGGGCTCCGCGGGCCCGGGCGTCGCCGGGTCCACCGGCGCCACCCCCGAGTCCGGCGCCGGCGCCCGCGACCAACCGGTCGCCGGCAACGAGCCCGTCACCCCCGCCGGTCCGACCCCCGTCCCCGGCGCCCGCCAGGTGCCCTCCGCGGACCCGGTCACCCCCGGTGCCGACGGCCCGACCTCCCCGGCGCCCGCCGTAGACGAGCCGACGGGGGGCGACCGGGCCGCCGCTCCCGGCGCCGCGGCCGGTGGCTCCGCCGCCGGGGTGCCGGCCGGCACCGCCACCCCCGCCGGCGCGGCGGCGACCCCGTCCCCGCCCGCGCGCCCGGTCGGCGAGGTCCCGCCCGGCCCCGGCGCCGCGATCCCCGGCGCCGCGCCGGCCGACTCGATCTCCGACTCCGTCCCGCCCGCGCGCCCCGCCGACGACGGCGAACCCGCCCGCGGAACCGGCGGCGGGAAGAAGGTCCTCATCGGCGTGCTGATCGTGCTGCTGGTCGGCGTCGTCGTGTACGGCGTGCGCATGCTCACCAACGACGCCTCGAACGCCGAGGCGGGCGACTGCGTCAGCCTCACCTCGCAGAGCGAGGACCGCGCCGACGTCGACACGCTCGACTGCTCCGCCGACAAGGCGTCCTACAAGGTCGGCAAGGTCCTGGAGGCGACCGACGCCACCTGCCCGGAGGACGGCCTCTACACCGAGATCGCCCCGGCCTCCAGCGTCGGCGACGGCTTCAAGCTGTGCCTGCTGCCCAACATGGCGGAGGGCGCCTGCTACAAGCCGGACGAGGGCACCGGGTTCGTGAAGACCGAGTGCACCGGTCCGGAGACCATCAAGGTGACCAAGGTCATCCAGGGTTCGGTCGACCTGGAGGGCTGCCCGGACGCCGCCGGCATGTCCTACCCGGAGCCCGCCGTCACCTACTGCCTGGCTCCCGCCGAGGAGTGA
- a CDS encoding LppU/SCO3897 family protein: MRKTIRWGIGAVGLVVVGAFAATALEADPEGPPVGACARIEGTAKAPRYLALDCSSDRATVKVAKVVEEGGECPTGGAPYSTYVGPATLCLIPNFVVGGCYRQDRKTGLRKVDCTTAGSIRVAKASKDPVNCGDDRALSYPEPAVTFCLSRPA, from the coding sequence ATGCGGAAGACGATCCGGTGGGGCATCGGCGCGGTCGGTCTGGTCGTGGTGGGCGCGTTCGCCGCCACGGCGCTCGAAGCCGACCCGGAGGGCCCGCCGGTGGGTGCGTGCGCCCGGATCGAGGGCACGGCGAAGGCACCGAGGTACCTGGCGCTGGACTGCTCCTCCGACCGGGCGACGGTGAAGGTCGCCAAGGTCGTCGAGGAGGGCGGGGAGTGCCCGACGGGCGGTGCGCCCTACTCGACCTACGTCGGCCCGGCCACGCTGTGCCTGATCCCCAACTTCGTCGTGGGCGGCTGCTACCGGCAGGACCGGAAGACGGGCCTGCGCAAGGTCGACTGCACGACCGCAGGCTCGATCCGCGTCGCCAAGGCGTCGAAGGACCCGGTGAACTGCGGTGACGACCGCGCCCTCAGCTACCCGGAGCCCGCCGTCACGTTCTGCCTCAGCCGCCCCGCCTGA
- a CDS encoding LppU/SCO3897 family protein has translation MTTPPDQPPPHGQPQGYPPPQQPGWGQPSSPQGFPAQPHPQQQPGGYEQQPGYPPPGYPQPGYPQPEYQQPGYPQPGPPRPGGYQDPQNAYPPPPPGYPPHAQQFPPGQQFAPGQQFPPPPPAKGVSSGAKKLIGVVVVGIVGIVVAGVVSNLTGPSGADPGECIKVVSAGVSNAKVEKVDCGSSEAAFKVASNLDSSADSCPDGDYAEYSDRGGRRSNGFKLCLMLNAAEGDCFKQEGSIVAAKTTKVTCGPEATYKVSKVVAGRADENECKGGETPSVYSKPATTVCLVEA, from the coding sequence GTGACCACGCCCCCCGACCAGCCGCCGCCCCACGGCCAGCCCCAGGGCTACCCGCCACCCCAGCAGCCGGGCTGGGGACAGCCGTCGTCGCCCCAGGGGTTCCCGGCCCAGCCCCACCCGCAGCAGCAGCCCGGCGGCTACGAGCAGCAGCCCGGCTACCCACCGCCGGGTTACCCGCAGCCGGGTTACCCGCAGCCGGAGTACCAGCAGCCGGGTTACCCGCAGCCGGGCCCTCCCCGGCCCGGCGGCTACCAGGACCCGCAGAACGCGTACCCGCCCCCGCCGCCCGGCTACCCGCCCCACGCCCAGCAGTTCCCGCCCGGGCAGCAGTTCGCGCCGGGGCAGCAGTTCCCGCCCCCGCCGCCCGCCAAGGGCGTGTCGAGCGGTGCGAAGAAGCTGATCGGCGTGGTCGTGGTCGGCATCGTCGGCATCGTGGTGGCGGGCGTCGTCTCCAACCTGACCGGCCCGTCCGGCGCGGACCCCGGCGAGTGCATCAAGGTCGTGTCGGCCGGCGTGTCGAACGCCAAGGTGGAGAAGGTCGACTGCGGCTCGTCGGAGGCCGCGTTCAAGGTCGCCTCGAACCTCGACAGCAGCGCCGACTCGTGCCCGGACGGTGACTACGCGGAGTACTCGGACCGGGGCGGCCGGCGCAGCAACGGCTTCAAGCTGTGCCTGATGCTCAACGCGGCCGAGGGCGACTGCTTCAAGCAGGAGGGCTCGATCGTCGCGGCCAAGACGACGAAGGTGACCTGCGGCCCGGAAGCCACCTACAAGGTCAGCAAGGTCGTCGCGGGCCGGGCCGACGAGAACGAGTGCAAGGGCGGCGAGACGCCCTCGGTCTACTCGAAGCCGGCGACCACGGTGTGCCTCGTCGAGGCGTGA
- a CDS encoding ABC transporter substrate-binding protein, with amino-acid sequence MPTPARVLRRAAALFACAATLTACGLLPGGDSGDQPEVERNTLRIGVLPVVDVAPLKLALNDKLFEKAGLQVQLVTLSTEDEGIQQLDTTLDLTWASHVNLFRSYVAGAQIQLQGEAYQAGTGTMALVTLDKEYDAPGALAAPRIAVNSTEDVGALTTKAVLKTAGVEKQRIVLREMPFDQMVDAMKAKQVDAAWMTEPFITKAQRDAGARVVTDTAIGPTKDFPMSGYASSKKFADANPRTLALFRQVLRDAQEAASNNKLSVQDALTGYVDVDQQTAALVSVGVFPLSLNPVRLQRVADMMDTEEVFDERLDVGALLPPGTTN; translated from the coding sequence ATGCCTACCCCAGCGCGTGTTCTGCGACGTGCGGCAGCGTTGTTCGCCTGCGCCGCGACCCTGACGGCGTGCGGCCTGCTGCCGGGCGGCGACAGCGGCGACCAGCCCGAGGTGGAGCGCAACACGCTGCGCATCGGCGTGCTGCCGGTCGTCGACGTGGCGCCGCTGAAGCTCGCCCTCAACGACAAGCTGTTCGAGAAGGCCGGCCTCCAGGTCCAGCTGGTGACGTTGAGCACCGAGGACGAGGGCATCCAGCAGCTCGACACGACCCTCGACCTGACCTGGGCGAGCCACGTCAACCTGTTCCGCAGCTACGTCGCCGGCGCCCAGATCCAGCTCCAGGGCGAGGCGTACCAGGCGGGCACCGGCACGATGGCGCTGGTCACGCTGGACAAGGAGTACGACGCCCCCGGCGCGCTGGCCGCGCCGCGCATCGCGGTGAACTCCACGGAGGACGTCGGCGCGCTCACCACGAAGGCCGTGCTCAAGACCGCCGGCGTGGAGAAGCAGCGGATCGTGCTGCGCGAGATGCCGTTCGACCAGATGGTCGACGCGATGAAGGCCAAGCAGGTCGACGCGGCGTGGATGACCGAGCCGTTCATCACCAAGGCCCAGCGCGACGCGGGCGCCCGCGTCGTCACCGACACCGCGATCGGCCCCACCAAGGACTTCCCCATGTCGGGGTACGCGTCGAGCAAGAAGTTCGCCGACGCCAACCCGCGCACGCTGGCCCTGTTCCGGCAGGTGCTGCGGGACGCGCAGGAAGCCGCGTCGAACAACAAGCTGTCCGTTCAGGACGCGCTGACCGGCTACGTCGACGTGGACCAGCAGACCGCGGCGCTGGTGTCCGTGGGTGTGTTCCCGCTGTCGCTGAACCCGGTCCGGCTCCAGCGGGTCGCCGACATGATGGACACCGAAGAGGTGTTCGACGAACGGCTCGACGTCGGCGCGTTGTTGCCGCCCGGAACCACCAACTGA